Proteins encoded in a region of the Mucilaginibacter sabulilitoris genome:
- a CDS encoding HD family phosphohydrolase, translating to MAKLSSSRQKALLRKYARNVKFLMMLVSISLIVFFLPKQAKFSYEYEKGRIWNQKDLISPYNFAILKTAQENKNDQKAAKESITPIYQLDAAVETQQTEGFKNDIEIKWHNSGINDKLKPKYIAAGTDLLKEIYETGILKLNAQYQVNSENYPITVLNKNVATEKNTNELFTREKALAYCDKILSKHTDLDKAFLLDLLQNRLQTNLSYDNNLTSRLVNEVVDGLSLTRGMVQKGEVIVYKGSVINDEIYQKLESYKQAFEDNARTNGNRKLVLLGQFLLVAIAISLLMIFLYLFRKDIYEDNRLVSLILLVVTAMLATLSLAIKLQLPNLYYMPYCIVPIIIRILFDTRLALNIHLLVVLIAGFFVPNSFEFAYYEITAGMVSIYSIKNLIRREQFLISALIITFTYFVAFLGITFIREGTFLDIDWMDFVPFVVSVLLTLLAYPLIYIFEKVFAITSDITLIELTNTNAPLLRELAFNAPGTFQHSLQVANLAENAIYTIGGNALLVRAGALYHDIGKMENPLFFIENQSSGFNPHDKLPYEESAQIIIRHVSKGIEMARKANLPEIVIDFIRTHHGNTRVDYFYQSSLKNFPEKFINENIFRYPGPIPFSKEAGVLMLADSVEAASRSLKEPDEESISILVDRIVKYKLDQNQLKDSNITLKDIETIKTIFKRMLMSIYHVRIDY from the coding sequence ATGGCAAAACTATCTTCTTCGCGCCAAAAGGCTTTATTGCGCAAATACGCACGTAATGTTAAGTTTTTGATGATGCTTGTCAGCATCAGTCTAATTGTGTTTTTTTTACCCAAGCAGGCAAAATTCAGCTATGAATATGAAAAGGGGCGCATCTGGAATCAAAAAGACCTTATATCGCCTTACAACTTTGCTATATTAAAAACCGCACAGGAAAATAAGAACGACCAAAAGGCCGCCAAAGAAAGTATAACCCCGATCTATCAGCTGGACGCTGCTGTTGAAACCCAGCAAACCGAGGGTTTTAAGAATGATATTGAAATAAAATGGCATAATTCTGGTATTAACGACAAGCTTAAACCTAAATATATAGCTGCTGGTACCGACCTGTTAAAAGAGATATACGAAACAGGTATTTTAAAGCTAAACGCGCAGTATCAGGTAAATTCTGAAAATTATCCTATAACGGTTTTAAACAAGAATGTTGCTACAGAGAAAAATACCAATGAGCTGTTTACCCGCGAAAAGGCCTTAGCTTATTGTGATAAAATATTGAGTAAACATACCGATCTGGATAAGGCTTTTCTACTCGATCTATTACAAAACAGATTGCAAACTAATTTAAGCTATGATAATAACTTAACTTCCCGATTGGTAAATGAGGTGGTTGATGGGCTGTCCCTAACCCGCGGCATGGTTCAAAAAGGAGAGGTGATCGTATATAAAGGATCAGTTATTAATGATGAAATTTATCAAAAGCTGGAATCATATAAACAAGCTTTTGAAGATAACGCCCGCACCAATGGCAACCGTAAACTGGTATTGTTAGGTCAATTTTTACTGGTGGCTATTGCCATATCATTGCTCATGATATTCCTGTACCTTTTCAGGAAAGATATTTATGAAGACAACCGGCTGGTAAGTTTAATATTGCTGGTAGTTACCGCTATGTTGGCCACCCTGTCGCTGGCCATAAAGCTGCAATTGCCCAATTTGTATTATATGCCATACTGCATTGTACCTATTATTATCCGTATTTTGTTTGATACCCGGCTCGCGCTAAACATTCACCTGCTGGTAGTGCTGATTGCCGGCTTTTTTGTGCCTAACAGTTTTGAGTTTGCTTACTATGAAATTACCGCAGGCATGGTTTCTATCTATAGCATCAAAAACCTCATCAGGCGCGAGCAATTCCTGATATCCGCGCTTATTATCACGTTTACCTATTTCGTGGCCTTTTTGGGTATTACATTTATACGGGAAGGTACGTTTCTGGATATTGACTGGATGGATTTTGTACCATTTGTAGTGAGTGTATTGCTTACATTGCTGGCCTATCCGCTTATTTATATTTTTGAAAAGGTTTTTGCCATTACCTCCGATATTACCCTTATTGAGCTTACCAATACTAATGCGCCCTTATTGCGTGAACTGGCCTTTAACGCCCCCGGTACCTTTCAGCATTCGTTACAGGTGGCTAATCTGGCCGAGAATGCCATATATACCATTGGCGGTAATGCGCTGCTGGTTAGGGCAGGGGCGTTGTACCATGATATTGGTAAAATGGAAAACCCTTTGTTTTTTATCGAGAACCAAAGCTCCGGTTTTAACCCGCATGATAAATTACCTTACGAAGAGAGTGCCCAGATCATCATCAGGCATGTAAGCAAGGGGATTGAAATGGCGCGTAAGGCTAACCTGCCCGAAATTGTGATAGACTTTATACGTACGCACCATGGTAATACCAGGGTGGATTATTTTTACCAGTCGTCGTTAAAGAATTTTCCTGAAAAATTTATCAACGAGAACATTTTCAGGTACCCCGGACCTATCCCTTTTTCAAAAGAGGCAGGTGTTTTGATGCTTGCCGACTCGGTTGAAGCGGCTTCGCGCTCTTTAAAAGAGCCTGATGAAGAATCAATAAGTATTTTGGTTGACCGCATAGTAAAATATAAACTCGATCAGAACCAGTTGAAAGACAGTAATATAACCCTGAAAGACATTGAAACCATTAAAACTATTTTCAAGCGGATGTTGATGAGTATTTACCATGTGCGGATAGATTATTAG
- a CDS encoding ISAon1 family transposase: MDNNPISCHLLGRLYSVDGKQLQQQYKDFLSDFHSWDQKEHADEWMLFEQNIGPSLSIDETALSNGELYTIITKKEAKGGKKAIVAMLRGTQAEQIIKVIEQIPLRKRHKVKEVTMDMAANMIKAIRRCFSNASRVIDRFHVQKLAYDAVQEARIKYRWEALDAESSAIEQARQNKHPYQPEIFSNGDTLKQLLARSRYLLFKPESRWTASQKERAGLLFPRYPELLKAYKLAIGLGNIFTICKSKQVAFKRLALWYNHVEACGIDTFKTVARSVQQHYESILNFFDNRSTNASAESFNAKIKAFRATSRGVRDTTFFLFRLAKIYA, encoded by the coding sequence TTGGATAATAACCCGATCAGCTGCCACTTGCTGGGCAGGCTTTACAGCGTCGACGGAAAACAGCTACAACAGCAATATAAAGATTTTCTGAGCGATTTTCATAGCTGGGATCAAAAAGAACATGCAGATGAGTGGATGCTGTTTGAACAGAACATCGGGCCATCGCTAAGCATAGATGAAACAGCGTTGAGCAATGGCGAACTCTATACCATTATCACCAAAAAGGAAGCTAAAGGCGGCAAGAAGGCAATTGTAGCCATGCTAAGGGGTACACAAGCGGAACAGATCATAAAGGTTATCGAACAGATACCGTTGCGTAAAAGACATAAGGTAAAAGAAGTGACGATGGATATGGCGGCAAACATGATTAAAGCCATCCGCAGGTGTTTTAGCAATGCCAGCCGTGTAATCGACAGGTTCCATGTACAAAAATTAGCATACGATGCTGTACAGGAAGCCCGGATAAAATATCGTTGGGAAGCGTTGGATGCAGAAAGCAGTGCTATTGAACAGGCCAGGCAAAACAAACATCCTTATCAGCCCGAGATATTCAGCAATGGCGATACGCTAAAACAATTGCTTGCCAGAAGTCGCTATCTGCTGTTTAAACCTGAGTCCAGGTGGACTGCCTCGCAAAAAGAAAGAGCCGGTTTACTTTTTCCAAGGTATCCGGAATTGCTCAAGGCTTATAAACTGGCTATAGGATTGGGCAATATATTCACAATCTGCAAAAGTAAGCAAGTCGCCTTTAAAAGACTGGCCCTTTGGTATAACCACGTGGAGGCATGTGGTATCGACACCTTTAAGACCGTGGCAAGGTCTGTCCAACAACATTATGAATCTATCTTAAACTTCTTTGACAACAGGAGTACAAACGCATCAGCTGAATCTTTTAATGCCAAAATCAAAGCTTTTAGAGCTACCTCCAGAGGCGTCAGAGATACAACTTTTTTCTTGTTCAGACTCGCTAAAATCTATGCTTAA
- a CDS encoding SPFH domain-containing protein yields the protein MESEKTINPPSGFTAFILFLFLLIIAGICLAVGQEPIGSVIAVISFVFVLPGLVIVNPNESKVLTLFGKYVGTVKKDGFFWVNPFTVKRKVSLRAFNLNGQQLKVNDSIGNPIEIAAVIVWQIKDTASAVFAVENYIQYVNIQSEAAVRHLANSFPYDNLEDETAAITLRGGAEQVSQMLEQELNERLARAGIEVLEARISHLAYAPEIAHSMLQVQQASAIIAARRLIVEGAVGMVEMALNKLSEKNIVELDEERKAAMVSNLLVVLCGDKAVNPVVNTGTLYH from the coding sequence ATGGAATCTGAAAAAACAATTAACCCGCCCTCTGGCTTTACAGCATTTATTTTATTCCTGTTTTTGCTAATCATAGCCGGCATTTGCCTTGCGGTGGGCCAGGAACCTATCGGGTCAGTTATTGCAGTTATAAGCTTCGTTTTTGTATTACCGGGATTAGTGATAGTAAACCCCAATGAGTCAAAAGTGCTCACGCTTTTTGGCAAATATGTAGGCACTGTTAAAAAAGATGGCTTTTTTTGGGTAAACCCATTCACTGTAAAAAGAAAAGTATCATTACGGGCGTTTAACCTTAACGGTCAGCAGCTCAAAGTGAATGATAGCATTGGTAACCCAATTGAAATTGCCGCGGTTATTGTATGGCAGATAAAAGATACCGCCAGCGCCGTGTTTGCAGTAGAAAACTACATACAGTATGTAAACATACAGAGCGAAGCCGCGGTAAGGCACCTGGCCAATTCATTCCCTTATGATAACCTGGAAGATGAAACTGCCGCTATTACCCTGCGCGGCGGCGCCGAACAGGTAAGCCAGATGCTGGAGCAGGAGTTAAACGAGCGCCTCGCACGTGCCGGCATTGAAGTGTTGGAAGCCCGCATATCGCACCTTGCTTATGCTCCCGAAATTGCGCACTCTATGCTACAGGTTCAACAGGCATCAGCTATTATAGCTGCACGCCGATTGATAGTTGAGGGCGCTGTAGGGATGGTTGAAATGGCCCTGAATAAACTATCAGAAAAAAACATAGTAGAGCTTGATGAAGAACGCAAAGCTGCTATGGTGAGCAATCTGCTGGTAGTACTCTGCGGCGATAAAGCTGTCAATCCGGTGGTTAATACAGGTACTTTATACCATTAA
- a CDS encoding site-specific integrase: protein MLEKSLGLLFFLKRTQDHQGNILPIYLRITVDGVPKEMSVKRFWDLSRWNVRASRATGNREDARGLNDYLDVLQNNAYAARTQLIDRGKIVTAIAIRDMLSGETQRKRLLMVLFKSHNEDLKNMIGKGVEKGTWTNYNTSYKHTLAFLKSMYKTEEINILSLDLEFVKKLYRWFRTTKNLNHNSSLKNIANMKKIVLDCVDNGWLINDPFAKFEMTREDVDTVYLSKEELQAIAHKEITNDRLSRVRDLFIFCSFTGLSFIDVKQLKRSEVTIASNGELRIFKNRQKTGTPAVIPLLPISKKILAKYQNDEFCKLRDMLLPAAINLIIAFTNSSFYCTGERLTIG from the coding sequence ATGTTAGAAAAAAGTTTAGGGTTACTGTTCTTTCTCAAAAGAACACAAGACCATCAGGGAAACATCCTTCCGATTTATTTAAGGATAACCGTCGACGGTGTACCCAAAGAGATGTCTGTTAAACGTTTTTGGGACCTTTCCAGGTGGAATGTGAGAGCCAGTCGAGCGACCGGGAACAGAGAGGATGCCAGAGGTCTGAATGACTATCTGGATGTATTGCAGAACAATGCATATGCCGCGCGAACGCAGCTCATTGACCGGGGAAAGATAGTTACTGCTATAGCCATCAGAGATATGTTGTCTGGCGAGACGCAGCGGAAAAGGCTCTTGATGGTGCTTTTCAAATCTCATAATGAAGATTTGAAAAACATGATCGGAAAAGGAGTTGAAAAGGGCACATGGACGAATTATAATACTTCCTACAAGCATACTTTGGCATTTCTGAAGTCCATGTATAAAACTGAAGAAATTAATATACTCAGTCTCGATCTGGAATTCGTAAAGAAATTGTATCGCTGGTTCCGTACCACAAAAAATTTAAATCATAACTCAAGTTTAAAGAATATTGCCAATATGAAGAAGATCGTATTGGATTGCGTCGACAACGGCTGGTTGATAAATGATCCGTTCGCCAAATTTGAAATGACAAGGGAAGATGTTGATACGGTATATTTGAGCAAAGAGGAGCTACAGGCTATTGCGCACAAAGAAATTACGAATGATCGACTGAGCAGGGTTCGTGATCTTTTTATATTCTGTAGCTTCACCGGCTTATCTTTCATCGATGTAAAGCAACTGAAAAGATCGGAAGTTACGATCGCGTCAAATGGTGAGTTGCGTATCTTTAAAAACCGGCAAAAAACAGGTACACCTGCAGTTATCCCACTATTGCCGATCTCAAAAAAAATCCTCGCGAAGTACCAGAACGATGAATTCTGTAAATTAAGGGATATGTTGTTGCCTGCTGCAATCAACTTAATCATAGCTTTTACTAATTCTAGTTTCTATTGCACCGGAGAGCGACTAACAATTGGCTAG
- a CDS encoding very short patch repair endonuclease, translating into MTDTHSKEARSYNMSRIRSKDTKPEMLVRKYLFGKGFRFRLHDKKLPGKPDIVLPKYKVAILIHGCFWHSHINCKYAVIPKSNIEYWSGKISKNLIRDIDTEKKLQSLGWRIIVIWECDLKTTKIDQTLIGLLKLLDDKNRCI; encoded by the coding sequence ATGACCGACACCCATTCAAAGGAAGCAAGAAGCTATAATATGTCTCGAATCCGTAGCAAGGATACAAAGCCTGAAATGCTTGTAAGAAAATATTTATTTGGGAAAGGCTTCAGATTTCGTCTTCACGATAAAAAACTGCCTGGGAAACCTGATATTGTCTTACCCAAGTATAAAGTAGCGATACTTATACATGGTTGTTTCTGGCATTCCCACATAAACTGCAAATATGCGGTTATTCCTAAATCCAATATTGAATACTGGTCCGGTAAAATCAGTAAAAATCTTATTCGCGATATTGATACAGAGAAAAAACTTCAGAGCCTTGGATGGAGAATTATAGTCATTTGGGAGTGTGACCTAAAAACTACAAAAATAGATCAAACTTTAATTGGTCTCTTAAAACTTCTTGACGATAAAAATCGATGTATTTAG
- a CDS encoding Arm DNA-binding domain-containing protein, producing the protein MKSNFHLLFYIRKQKNYKGGVMPIYMRITVNGKRVDMSAGRNCDPAIWNSHAGRAIGHKAEIKALNKYLDSLQTKLRNAHQELIDANQQVTTESLQNQFTGKAQKSIFLMELFKEHNAKVKALIGNGFEANTLKGYNTSEKHLSGYLKNASLVSDYRMDLPFGY; encoded by the coding sequence ATGAAAAGTAATTTCCATCTGCTTTTTTACATCAGAAAGCAAAAAAACTACAAAGGCGGCGTAATGCCCATCTACATGCGCATTACAGTTAACGGAAAACGCGTGGATATGTCCGCAGGCCGTAATTGCGATCCGGCTATCTGGAACAGTCACGCGGGACGTGCTATCGGACACAAAGCAGAAATCAAAGCACTTAATAAGTATCTGGATAGTCTGCAGACCAAACTCCGAAATGCACATCAGGAATTAATCGATGCCAACCAACAGGTAACAACGGAAAGCCTACAAAATCAATTCACTGGAAAGGCTCAAAAAAGTATTTTCTTGATGGAATTATTTAAAGAGCACAATGCAAAGGTCAAGGCGCTAATCGGAAACGGATTTGAAGCCAACACATTAAAAGGATATAATACGTCTGAAAAGCATCTAAGTGGTTATTTGAAAAACGCCTCGCTTGTATCGGACTATAGGATGGATCTTCCGTTTGGATATTGA
- a CDS encoding ISAon1 family transposase N-terminal region protein, translating to MSNAYETLVRLILPEGLLDYFELTDVKPSESGQLNIYLEEKNLPPAGYEKAQIESKGFLPETAIQDFPIRGHKVALCIKRRRWEVKSSGEVITRDWDLVRKGARMTTEFGLFLKGIFG from the coding sequence TTGTCCAACGCATACGAAACCCTGGTCCGCCTTATACTTCCTGAAGGCTTGTTAGATTATTTTGAACTGACTGACGTTAAACCGTCAGAAAGTGGTCAGCTGAATATTTACCTGGAAGAAAAGAACCTGCCTCCTGCCGGTTATGAAAAGGCACAAATAGAGTCAAAAGGCTTTCTGCCTGAAACAGCTATCCAGGACTTTCCGATCCGTGGTCATAAGGTAGCACTCTGTATTAAACGGCGCAGATGGGAAGTAAAATCCAGCGGTGAGGTCATCACCAGGGACTGGGATTTAGTACGAAAAGGGGCACGAATGACAACGGAATTCGGCCTTTTTTTAAAAGGTATATTTGGATAA
- a CDS encoding ATP-binding protein — translation MLKTELVNPNVGNFIESIRDIGYSFEVAVADLIDNSLTAGCNDLQITMVPQPELVFAMVDNGSGMSENEVVEAMRLASRNPKEIRNKNDLGRFGLGLKTASFSQCRRLTVISKKENTLSCRQWDLDYISEKNEWLLITPEEIAHLPLYNELNILKSGTLICWQQIDRCDKNNLTNIIDQVRKHLALVFHRFLEGADQKTVKIKINNNPVLPFNPFNLNHPATQQLQLEKIKIYSSDVNVQPFILPHHSKLSQKEYEYYATEEGYIKSQGFYLYRGNRILIYGTWWGLHKIVDAHKLVRIKIDIPNDMDALWGIDIKKSIARPADAIKTDLRRIISRVTDIGSKPFTGRGRKIEDKTVIQFWEILPLNDDFRFSINQDHPLFTDLESELSSVASQKLQIYLKGLQAYLPIDAIQFKLQNSPHQIKQQTALSESDIEALTERLLASGLQQSYIDELLKTEIYINRKYLISNADK, via the coding sequence ATGTTAAAAACTGAACTGGTCAATCCGAATGTCGGAAACTTTATTGAATCTATTAGAGATATTGGCTACTCATTTGAAGTTGCTGTTGCCGATTTAATTGACAACAGTCTAACTGCTGGCTGCAATGATCTGCAGATTACCATGGTGCCACAGCCTGAATTAGTCTTCGCTATGGTAGATAATGGTTCTGGAATGTCCGAAAACGAAGTGGTTGAGGCCATGAGACTTGCTTCGAGAAATCCCAAAGAAATTCGAAATAAAAATGATCTGGGGCGTTTTGGACTTGGCTTAAAGACGGCATCTTTTTCTCAATGCAGGAGGCTGACAGTTATTTCAAAAAAAGAAAACACCCTCTCCTGCCGCCAATGGGATTTAGATTACATTTCTGAAAAAAACGAATGGCTGCTTATAACTCCAGAAGAAATCGCACATCTCCCGCTATATAATGAACTAAATATTCTAAAAAGCGGGACCCTTATATGCTGGCAGCAGATTGATCGATGCGACAAAAACAACCTTACTAATATAATTGATCAGGTAAGAAAACACCTGGCCTTGGTGTTTCATCGTTTTCTTGAAGGGGCAGATCAAAAAACAGTTAAAATAAAAATCAATAATAACCCGGTACTTCCATTTAATCCTTTTAATCTTAATCATCCGGCTACACAGCAGCTGCAACTGGAGAAAATTAAAATCTATTCGTCAGATGTGAATGTGCAGCCATTCATACTGCCTCATCATTCGAAACTTTCTCAGAAGGAATATGAGTATTATGCCACGGAAGAAGGTTATATTAAATCCCAGGGATTCTATTTGTACAGAGGGAACAGGATATTAATCTACGGTACCTGGTGGGGTCTTCATAAAATTGTAGATGCACATAAACTGGTTAGAATTAAAATTGATATCCCCAATGACATGGATGCACTTTGGGGTATAGATATCAAGAAATCAATTGCACGGCCTGCGGATGCCATAAAAACTGACCTTCGCAGAATTATAAGCAGAGTAACGGACATTGGATCCAAACCTTTTACAGGAAGAGGTCGTAAAATCGAAGATAAAACAGTGATCCAGTTTTGGGAAATTCTACCGCTGAATGACGACTTTCGTTTCTCTATCAACCAGGATCATCCTTTATTTACGGATCTCGAATCTGAATTATCCAGTGTTGCATCTCAAAAACTGCAGATTTACTTAAAAGGCCTGCAAGCTTACCTGCCAATTGATGCTATTCAGTTTAAACTGCAGAACAGCCCTCATCAAATCAAACAGCAAACTGCGCTTTCTGAATCTGACATTGAAGCGTTAACTGAAAGACTATTAGCATCGGGATTGCAGCAATCTTATATTGATGAATTACTAAAGACAGAAATTTACATAAACCGAAAATACCTTATCAGCAATGCAGACAAATAG
- a CDS encoding AbiV family abortive infection protein, with the protein MNDKELEKGFSMVIGNAQSLFDEATLLFANGYFARSYSLSQLAIEEVGKSTLLCRAVLAFYMGEEVNSKYLDKLGFRDHQQKTRLSLKSELISVYLYEKSIDEKTDFRGSIIDVFSRVDKLNSLKNESLYVSMVDDKFSVPSEIISSDMAKELLEKAELRLVSAKPLLRPLTDMKLSALRLKEIMNDPNKHAEFQAQASKELGIEFTE; encoded by the coding sequence ATGAATGATAAAGAATTAGAAAAGGGTTTTAGTATGGTAATCGGCAATGCGCAATCGCTTTTTGACGAAGCCACCCTATTGTTTGCAAATGGGTACTTTGCAAGGTCATACAGCTTGTCGCAATTGGCAATAGAAGAAGTAGGAAAAAGCACACTTTTATGCAGAGCAGTACTTGCTTTTTATATGGGTGAAGAGGTAAACAGTAAGTATCTCGATAAATTGGGATTTCGCGATCATCAGCAAAAAACTCGGCTTTCATTAAAATCGGAACTCATTTCAGTTTATTTATACGAAAAAAGCATTGATGAGAAAACCGATTTTCGAGGCTCAATAATTGATGTTTTCAGTCGCGTAGATAAATTAAACAGTTTAAAAAATGAAAGTCTTTATGTAAGTATGGTTGATGATAAATTTTCAGTCCCCTCGGAGATTATCAGCTCTGACATGGCTAAAGAGCTATTGGAAAAGGCTGAATTAAGATTGGTATCAGCAAAACCTCTTCTGAGGCCATTAACTGATATGAAGTTATCGGCTCTGCGTTTAAAAGAAATAATGAATGATCCTAATAAACATGCTGAATTTCAAGCACAAGCATCAAAAGAACTTGGTATCGAATTTACTGAATAG